ACGCAATGACGAATTCCCTGTCCGTCTGATGAACCCGCTGCACGCGGGGGAAATGAACAATATGCTGTCATCTGTCGTTGCCAAGGGCACAGGACGCAATGCGATCATTGATCGCCCTGCTGCGGGCAAGACGGGCACAACATCTGATTCCCGTGATGCGTGGTTCATTGGCTATACCGCTGAACTGGTTGCTGGGGTCTGGATGGGGAATGATAACGGCAGTCCGATGGATGATGTGTCCGGCGGGGACCTTCCAGCCAAGCTTTGGCATGATTTCATGCTGCATGCTCATCAGAACCTGCCGGTTCGCTCGCTTGGCAAGGCCGCGCTTGCGCGGTCGCAAAAGGTGGGCGAAGACGGCAGTTGGCGTGACTTTACTTCTGGCTTTACAACCGGCAACAAAAAGCAATAACCGGCTTTGACACAAGTACCGCAAAGGTACTTAAGGTGCGGTGCGGATACATCGGCCCTTTTCGTTTCGGCCAAGAAAAAATGGCCGGTATCCGTTACGGAAAACCGGCCATCAAGTTTGCAGTTTGCATGGCTTCATCGGGGGAGTCCGACGAAGCCGAGGGAGGTCTCACCTGTCGAATATCGCGATGTGATCAAGGGTCAGGGGTGCAATCTTCCCCTTGCATCGCAAGGACATCCGCATGCACCGTTCAGGGCGGTACATCGGCGAGAGCATCAGGCCGCTACAGCCTGATCACTGAGCTTCTCGAGGAATTCGAGACATTCCTCGATCTGCGAAATTTCGATGAATTCATTGGCCTTATGGGCCTGTTTGATACTGCCTGGACCGCAGATGATCGACGGGATATTGCCCTGCTTTTCGAAAATCCCGCCTTCGGAACCATAGGAAACCTTGCCCGAAACTTCCGGGACGATGTTGCGAACCAGCTCGAACGCTTCTGCATCCGTGCAATCACCCATTCCGGGATAGGAAAAGATTTCTTCCCATTCAAATCCGGTTTCGGCTTCTTTGGCTTTCATTTCCGCATCGAGGGTTTCAAGGATTTTCTCTTTGATCCCGTCAAGGACGGCCTTGGCGTCGTGTTCCGGCAGATGGCGAATTTCGAACGTGAATTCACAGAAATCCGGTGTGACATTGGTCGCTGTTCCACCGCCAATGGTGGTGGTCAGCATGGTGCTATGCGGCACCGTGAAGTCATTGTCGAAGGGGCCGTTTTCTTCAAATTCACGTGCCAGATCGGAAATCATCGTAATGGCGCGTGCCGCATATTCGATGGCGTTGACATGGCGGGGGGCAAAGGATGAATGCCCGGCTGTTCCGGTGACGGCAACCCGCATCGAAAATTTGCCCTTCTGACCATTGATGACTTTCATCTCGGTCGGTTCGCCAATCACGGCAAGGCGTGGCGGAGTTTTAAGGTTTGCCAGATGATCGACCATCGAACCCACGCCAAGGCAACCGACTTCCTCGTCATAAGACAGGCAAAGATGGAACGGGATCGCCAGATCGCGTTTGACCAGTTCCGGAACCATTGCCAGCGCACAGGCCGAAAAACCTTTCATGTCGGCAGAACCGCGACCAAACAGTTTGCCGTCGCGTTCGGTCAGTTCAAATGCCGGGCTGATCCAGCTTTTTTCAAGGGCGGGAACCACGTCTGTATGCCCCGAAAGCGCGATGCCAGGGACATCCTTCGGACCGATGGTTGCCAGAAGGTTTGCCTTCTCGCCGGTTTCGTCATGGAACAGTGTGCTTTCGATGCCATATTGCGCAAGATAGTCACGGACAAAATGGATCAGACCGAGATTCGAGTTCTTGCTGGTGGTGTCGAACGCCACAAGTTTGCCAAGCAGATCAATGGCATTATGCAGGCGGGACATGTTTGGTTTGCTCATTTTATTATCGCTTCTCGTTTCTCGGAATATTAGGCCGACTGCGCCGTATTGCTGGACTTCTCGCGCCATTTCTGCCATTCACGGCGAATGGTCAGGGCGATGAACAGGACGGTCAGGGCAAAGAACGCCCATGAAATCCACGAATGGAAGAATACGCCCAGATCGCCGCGCGAAATTGCCAGCGACCGGCGCATATTGTCTTCGAACATCGGCCCCAGAATGAAGGCAATCAGGAACGGTGCTGCCGGAATGTTCAGGATCATCATGACGAAGCCGACAATCCCCATGACCAGAAGGACGCTGACATCAAACGGGCTGGCACCGATCGAATAGATGCCAAACACGCACAGAACCAGAATGCAGGGCAAAAGCAGCGTCTGGGGAA
The Thalassospira xiamenensis M-5 = DSM 17429 DNA segment above includes these coding regions:
- the argE gene encoding acetylornithine deacetylase; the encoded protein is MSRLHNAIDLLGKLVAFDTTSKNSNLGLIHFVRDYLAQYGIESTLFHDETGEKANLLATIGPKDVPGIALSGHTDVVPALEKSWISPAFELTERDGKLFGRGSADMKGFSACALAMVPELVKRDLAIPFHLCLSYDEEVGCLGVGSMVDHLANLKTPPRLAVIGEPTEMKVINGQKGKFSMRVAVTGTAGHSSFAPRHVNAIEYAARAITMISDLAREFEENGPFDNDFTVPHSTMLTTTIGGGTATNVTPDFCEFTFEIRHLPEHDAKAVLDGIKEKILETLDAEMKAKEAETGFEWEEIFSYPGMGDCTDAEAFELVRNIVPEVSGKVSYGSEGGIFEKQGNIPSIICGPGSIKQAHKANEFIEISQIEECLEFLEKLSDQAVAA